The Sebastes fasciatus isolate fSebFas1 chromosome 4, fSebFas1.pri, whole genome shotgun sequence genome window below encodes:
- the LOC141766417 gene encoding gamma-crystallin M3-like, translating into MTSSSMNMGRVVFYEDKNFQGRSHECSSDCADMSSYLSRCHSCKVERGCFMVYDRTNYMGNQYFLRKGEYSDYQSMMGMNDCIRSCRMIPMYRGSYRMKIYERENFGGMMHELMDDCDNTMDRYRMSNCMSCNVMDGHWLMYEQANYRGRMMYMRPGEYRNFTNMGMSNMRFMSMRRINDSYY; encoded by the exons ATGACTTCTAGCAGCATGAACATGGGCAGG GTGGTGTTCTACGAGGACAAGAACTTCCAGGGTCGTTCCCACGAGTGCAGCAGCGACTGTGCCGACATGTCTTCCTACCTGAGCAGGTGTCACTCCTGCAAGGTGGAGAGAGGCTGCTTCATGGTCTACGACCGCACCAACTACATGGGCAACCAGTACTTCCTGAGGAAGGGCGAGTACTCCGACTACCAGAGCATGATGGGAATGAACGACTGCATCAGGTCCTGCCGTATGATCCCCATG TACCGTGGCTCGTACAGGATGAAGATCTACGAGAGGGAGAACTTTGGAGGCATGATGCACGAGCTGATGGACGACTGCGACAACACCATGGATCGTTACCGCATGTCCAACTGCATGTCCTGTAACGTGATGGACGGACACTGGCTGATGTACGAGCAGGCCAACTACAGAGGCAGGATGATGTACATGAGGCCTGGAGAGTACAGGAACTTCACGAACATGGGCATGAGCAACATGAGGTTCATGAGCATGAGGCGCATCAATGACTCATACTATTAG
- the LOC141766415 gene encoding gamma-crystallin M2-like: MCQRADSTRCHIKQRAALRCIKALHSHMWESSPPQSTRAALQRNANMSATDMNMMSKVVFYEDRNFQGRSHECSSDCADMSSYLSKCHSCRVERGCFMVYDRSNFMGNQYFLRRGEYSDYQSMMGMNDCIRSCRMIPMYRGSYRMKIYERENFGGMMHELMDDCDNTMDRYRMSNCMSCNVMDGHWLMYEQANYRGRMMYMRPGEYRNFTNMGMSNMRFMSMRRINDSYY; this comes from the exons ATGTGTCAGCGTGCTGACTCAACACGCTGCCACATAAAGCAGCGAGCAGCGCTCAGGTGTATAAAAGCCCTGCACTCACACATGTGGGAAAGCAGTCCACCGCAGTCAACCAGAGCAGCACTACAACGAAACGCCAATATGTCCGCTACCGACATGAACATGATGAGCAAG GTGGTGTTCTACGAGGACAGGAACTTCCAGGGTCGTTCCCACGAGTGCAGCAGCGACTGTGCCGACATGTCTTCCTACCTGAGCAAGTGTCACTCCTGCAGGGTGGAGAGAGGCTGCTTCATGGTCTACGACCGCTCCAACTTCATGGGCAACCAGTACTTCCTGAGGAGGGGCGAGTACTCCGACTACCAGAGCATGATGGGAATGAACGACTGCATCAGGTCCTGCCGTATGATCCCCATG TACCGTGGCTCGTACAGGATGAAGATCTACGAGAGGGAGAACTTTGGAGGCATGATGCACGAGCTGATGGACGACTGCGACAACACCATGGATCGTTACCGCATGTCCAACTGCATGTCCTGTAACGTGATGGACGGACACTGGCTGATGTACGAGCAGGCCAACTACAGAGGCAGGATGATGTACATGAGGCCTGGAGAGTACAGGAACTTCACGAACATGGGCATGAGCAACATGAGGTTCATGAGCATGAGGCGCATCAATGACTCATACTATTAG